In the Paralichthys olivaceus isolate ysfri-2021 chromosome 15, ASM2471397v2, whole genome shotgun sequence genome, one interval contains:
- the p2rx5 gene encoding P2X purinoceptor 5, with protein sequence MAGWGIFFLSLLNYKTEKYVIAENRRIGILFRLYQLAVLGYIIGWVFVVRKGYQEREEAIQTSVITKLKGVTLTNSSESGLHLWSAEDYVIPPNGEQVFFIVTNYIETPNQRLGFCAESYKVPNGRCLSDDDCMEGEAVTAGHGIKTGLCINSTGTCEIHAWCPVEYSKRPADPLLSEAENFTIYIKNFIRFPKFEFSKSNVLETSDDSYLKRCSYDRENHHYCPIFRLGDLVGWTGHDFQDMAVKGGSVGILIEWNCDLDKDSSQCNPHYSFTRLDMNLNNSVTSGYNFRYARYYKDQNGETYRTLYKVYGIRFDIMINGQAGKFNIVPTIIAIGSGIALLGAGAFICDMILLYMMNTSSFYRERKFEIINFKKDRTKNKEGKAGHRERRARRPGAEKGVGNSTKEQETEATPTADDRPSVEKQGPTIPRNTGQRYSSVLPTNVSEPRHHITFSSHS encoded by the exons ATGGCAGGCTGGGGgatcttcttcctctctctgctcaacTACAAGACGGAGAAATATGTTATCGCAGAGAACAGGAGGATTGGAATATTGTTTCGTCTCTATCAGCTGGCCGTGCTGGGATACATAATAGG GTGGGTGTTTGTGGTGAGGAAGGGCtaccaggagagagaggaggccaTCCAGACGTCAGTCATCACCAAGCTTAAAGGTGTCACACTGACCAACAGCTCAGAGTCGGGGCTCCACCTCTGGAGCGCTGAGGATTACGTCATACCCCCAAAT ggCGAGCAGGTGTTCTTCATAGTAACAAATTACATAGAGACGCCCAATCAGAGGCTGGGCTTCTGTGCTGAG AGTTACAAGGTGCCAAACGGACGATGTCTCAGTGATGATGACTGCATGGAAGGAGAGGCTGTAACAGCTGGCCATG ggaTCAAGACCGGCCTGTGCATAAACAGCACCGGGACCTGTGAGATTCACGCCTGGTGTCCAGTTGAATACAGCAAGCGCCCAGC AGACCCTTTACTGAGCGAGGCAGAAAACTTCACCATCTACATCAAGAACTTCATCCGTTTCCCAAAGTTTGAATTCTCCAA GTCTAATGTCCTTGAAACCTCTGATGACAGCTACCTGAAAAGATGCTCCTACGACAGAGAGAATCATCATTACTGCCCTATCTTCCGCCTCGGAGATCTAGTCGGCTGGACTGGACACGACTTCCAGGACATGGCGGTGAAG GGTGGGTCTGTTGGTATCCTGATCGAGTGGAACTGTGACCTGGATAAGGACTCCTCACAGTGTAATCCACATTACAGCTTCACTCGTTTGGACATGAACTTGAACAACTCAGTCACATCGGGATACAACTTCAG ATATGCCAGGTATTACAAGGATCAAAATGGTGAAACCTATCGCACTTTGTATAAAGTGTACGGAATTCGCTTTGACATAATGATCAACGGCCAG GCTGGAAAATTCAACATCGTTCCCACTATAATTGCCATTGGTTCCGGTATTGCTCTGCTGGGTGCT GGAGCCTTTATCTGTGATATGATTCTACTGTACATGATGAACACAAGTTCCTTCTACCGAGAGAGGAAGTTTGAAATCATCAACTTCAA GAAGGATCGGACCAAAAACAAGGAGGGAAAGGCTGGACACCGGGAGAGGAGAGCCAGGAGACCAGGGGCAGAGAAAGGCGTTGGAAACTCTACCAAAGAGCAGGAAACTGAAGCCACTCCGACAGCAGACGACCGGCCATCAGTGGAGAAACAGGGTCCCACCATTCCACGCAACACAGGACAAAGATACTCCTCCGTTCTTCCTACCAACGTTTCAGAGCCAAGGCATCACATCACGTTCTCGTCACACAGTTAA
- the emc6 gene encoding ER membrane protein complex subunit 6, with protein sequence MAGVVAKREGPQFISEVAVRGNAAVLDYCRTSVSALSGATAGILGLSGLYGFIFYFLSAFLLSLLLILKAGRRWNKCFKSRRLLFTGGLVGGLFTYVLFWTFLYGMVHVY encoded by the coding sequence ATGGCAGGAGTTGTAGCCAAGCGTGAGGGACCACAGTTCATCAGTGAAGTTGCCGTGAGAGGCAACGCCGCCGTGCTGGACTACTGCCGCACTTCTGTATCTGCTCTGTCCGGCGCAACAGCTGGCATCCTGGGACTGTCCGGACTGTACggcttcattttttatttcctctccgcatttctcctctctctgctgctcatcctGAAGGCCGGACGGCGGTGGAACAAGTGCTTTAAATCGCGGCGGCTGCTCTTCACCGGAGGCCTCGTCGGAGGTCTATTCACCTACGTCCTGTTCTGGACTTTCCTTTATGGAATGGTGCATGTGTACTAA